The genomic segment CGCTGCCGGCGTGGCTGCCTGCTTCGCAAATCCGGTATGGCGAGGCCATGGGCCTGGTCCCGCGCAGCACCTTGCTACCGGGCGAATCCGAGACGGTCCATTTTGTGGTGGATCGGAGCGGACAGACGCCGGGAACGACCGAGACGGCCCTGGTTGAATTCGATTTGAGCAGTAGCGAATACACGTTCTTCGTGCCAGAAAGCATACCGATCACGCTGATCACGAACCCGTAGACGGAGTACAGAGAGAAGGTATGGTGGCGACACGAATGAGTCAATACGAAGATAAGGAGTTCGGGATGCTACGCCCACTGCGCTGCACAGTCTTGTTCGGCCTGGTTCTGGCCGCGATTGCCCTTTCGGGTTGCCCCACGGCGCTGGAGCCGGGCCTCTCCGTATCTCCGCTCGCTCTGAATTTCGGCGTGAACGAAGACTCCAAGACCCTGCGCATCCGCAATACGGGCGGGGGCGTTCTCACCTGGACCGCCGAGGTAACCGGCGAAGCGCCCTGGCTTACCCTGGAGTCCGTTGCCGGAGCGAAGCAGGCACAGATGGTGGAGGGCGAATCCACGACCGAGGTCGATACGATCGCGCTGAACGTAAACCGCGCGTTGCTGGCCCAGTCCACTTCCCGGACCGCCACCGTTACCGTAACCTCCAATGCGGGAACCCAGACCGTGAGCGTGAGCGTTGCGGCCGCAGGGCCCGCGCAACTGAATGTCTCTCCCACCGCCCTCTCCTTCGGGTCGGCGACCACGTCCATGCAGGTCACCATTGGGAATACGGGGTCCGAGGCGCTTTCGTGGTCCCTCGCGATTCCGGCCGACGCGCCCTGGCTTGCCGCTTCGCGTACCCAGAACAGCAATGTTTCGGCGGGAAGCTCGGACTCCGTTGAATTCACGGTTAATCGCGCCGGTCTCCCCGGGGGCAATTACACCACGCAGGTGCCGGTTACCTCCAACGGCGGCGATGCCGAAATCACGGTGACCATGTCCGTGCCGCCGCTGGTCGTATCCACCAGCAGCATTGAATTTGGCGCGCTTGCCGCGCCTTCGAGCCGAAGCTTCACCATTTCAAATCCCTCCGACACCGCCGTCAGCGTCCAGATTTCTTCCGCCCCGGCGTCGGGATCGCCTTCCTGGTTTTCCGTCGCGAATGTGGTCACTTCGATCGAGCCCCTGGCGACCGTTTCCCTGGATGTGCTGGCCAGCCCGGCGGGCCTCGACCCGGGTGACTATTCGGGCACGATAACGGTCACGTCCGCTTCCCAGGGCTTCAGCGCCACGATCGCGGTCAGCATGGATGTGGCGGGGTTCGCAATTTCACCGAACACGGTCGATTTTGGATCCATTACGGCGACCCGTCAGAGCAGTTTTGTCATAGAGAACCTGACCTCCGATCCCCTTCCCTTCGAGATTACTGTGCCGGCGGGCAATCCCTGGCTGAGTGTTTCGCCGACGAACGGGAACGTTTCGACGTTGCGTACGATCCAGCTTACGGCGAATCCGAATGCGGTGGATCCTGGGAATTACACCGCCGAGGTTGAAGTGGTGCTTGGCGCGGCCGGTAGCGGGCTGCGCGAGACGGTAACCGTGTCGATGAGCCGCCCCGAGCCGGCCCGGCTGGAAGCCTCTCCGCGAAACATCGTTTTTGGAACCAGCCTGATCGAACGCCGCGTCGCCATCTGGAACGTTGGCATCGGCACGGTGGACTGGCGGATCAATTCGAGCGGCTTTCCGGCCTGGTTGTCCCTCTCACCCACGGACGGCGGCGGCGTTGCAAGCGGCAGCGTAACCGGCGATGAAACGGATGAAGTCGTTCTTCGCATTGATCGCTCGCGGGCTCCCGAGGGCGTATTCGAATTGCAGCACAGCTTTACGATTACGGCGTCCCGCGATGCCTCCAATACCGTTACCGTAAACCTGACCGCGGCCATCGCGCAGAGCCCGGTTTTTGTATTGCAGTCCGATGACATCGATGATCGGGGCATCCCCACGCTTGCCGTGCCCGCCACGGTTGATACGCGGACCTTCGTGATCCGGAACGAGGGCAACGGTACACTCGCGTGGAGCTTTGGGACGTTGCCGAGCTGGATCGCGTCGCTGAACCCATCGCAGGGCAGCCTTGAGCCGAACGTGCAGCAGACGGTGACGCTGCGGGTAAACCGCACGGGACTTTCCACCCCGGGGGTGCAGACATTTCTCGAGATCACCACCAACGATCCCGATCGCCCCCGGGCCCTGCTGGATGTTTCCGTTTCGGTTGCTCCCGTTATCGTTATTGGCGCGCGCCCCGGTTCCATCGGCTTCCAGGAGGATGAGAACGCAAAAATACTCGAGATCTACAACGACGGGGATCCGGGCACCATCTTGAACTACCAGGTCGTTTCCAACAAGGAGTGGCTTGCGGTTTCGCCCGCCACGGGCAGCAGTCAAGGCACGGCCTCGGCGTTGAAGGATTTCCAGCCGCACAGCGTGTCCGTCGATCGCTCGCGCCTGGACGGGGAGAGCGCTTCGGGCCGCCTCATAATTTCGGCCTTCCTGATCCAGAATGGTGTTGCTGTGCCGAATCCGAACGTGGCCACGCTGGAGATCCCGGTTACGGTGGAAGCCGCCGGGCTCACCATTGAATCGGCCCTCCCCTCGACCCGCGTGCCTTCGTTGCTGCGCAACGTGCTGATGCTTCGCAATGTGCGATCGGAGATAATCCCGCTCCCCGAGAGCCGCCTGAACGATGTC from the Candidatus Hydrogenedentota bacterium genome contains:
- a CDS encoding VWA domain-containing protein; the encoded protein is MLRPLRCTVLFGLVLAAIALSGCPTALEPGLSVSPLALNFGVNEDSKTLRIRNTGGGVLTWTAEVTGEAPWLTLESVAGAKQAQMVEGESTTEVDTIALNVNRALLAQSTSRTATVTVTSNAGTQTVSVSVAAAGPAQLNVSPTALSFGSATTSMQVTIGNTGSEALSWSLAIPADAPWLAASRTQNSNVSAGSSDSVEFTVNRAGLPGGNYTTQVPVTSNGGDAEITVTMSVPPLVVSTSSIEFGALAAPSSRSFTISNPSDTAVSVQISSAPASGSPSWFSVANVVTSIEPLATVSLDVLASPAGLDPGDYSGTITVTSASQGFSATIAVSMDVAGFAISPNTVDFGSITATRQSSFVIENLTSDPLPFEITVPAGNPWLSVSPTNGNVSTLRTIQLTANPNAVDPGNYTAEVEVVLGAAGSGLRETVTVSMSRPEPARLEASPRNIVFGTSLIERRVAIWNVGIGTVDWRINSSGFPAWLSLSPTDGGGVASGSVTGDETDEVVLRIDRSRAPEGVFELQHSFTITASRDASNTVTVNLTAAIAQSPVFVLQSDDIDDRGIPTLAVPATVDTRTFVIRNEGNGTLAWSFGTLPSWIASLNPSQGSLEPNVQQTVTLRVNRTGLSTPGVQTFLEITTNDPDRPRALLDVSVSVAPVIVIGARPGSIGFQEDENAKILEIYNDGDPGTILNYQVVSNKEWLAVSPATGSSQGTASALKDFQPHSVSVDRSRLDGESASGRLIISAFLIQNGVAVPNPNVATLEIPVTVEAAGLTIESALPSTRVPSLLRNVLMLRNVRSEIIPLPESRLNDVGALFRISENEVPLELTETNQFLKKRFTANLLVLLDFSGSMRASAEAVLADGQLGDPASLTEDALKTLYLQAIPQLLDELPAHFRVGLGVFNDHAIPESGVVRMINPADGEPAFTRDKAILQSRLASVNVQDNGATDLIPAVIAGTDIVVAQDANENLIPFDDAHVKGIIMVTDGRDTSLGRVTDAANYAIERRVRLFIVGWGAQVNTDPIIRLATSTGGHYYSTRSRATGAQDPFGVPIRIPLVSELQDWCALDAGDVCDQSLPNDLANQVVLNYSSLNREPSVLVKANLTFNDPNDQNSPCLPEQGEISAGVSYPQQDFSTIQGDNRAGQIALETEGISGGQAVVVVRADYIPRNITRLSFNISVSSLESPTLSVARAPQTAGGLISNWDTGGAPPTYTFSSPDGAPLRFSDYGDLLYITVSNVTQAFTLNFEVVEPVYSASNFETKYFTHPDSILVSGGAFLANSFPAPYFDSRPAPQDTDASFIIPLDDATDRVEIDVYNLGGSHVPPGAAPHPITGEFSCDGIVNIGLCWRAAIGSDSTFLSFVENTPEEGFVTSTFTPSTMFIDVDRSVLPPGPRRGRIFVTYNFGSVNVSGVLNPIIIDYDVQRPAIELDETFINFGFTPDSQDFGITNVGQSTLVWRVNTGAFPAWLELSDTSGNAGPGQTSFTTIHIIRENLPEGEQEFDIVFTADFATPATLTVAAEGLPAP